The nucleotide sequence CAATGACAATCTTCTTCCCCAAAGTGCCATTGCCGACAGAACCAATAACCCTCACAACCTTTGGCTCAGCTAATTCACTTCTGGCTTGCCCAAGAAAATCAATTCGATGTTTGAGGGACCAATCACCAGAGCCATAATCCAGCAGTCCCCAAATCTCCAAGGTGCTACCATCAGGGGTTCTGTTGCGAAGGTCCCGGACAATGCACAGGTGGTCATCCATCACAACCAGGTGCTCTCGTTCTGACTGGGCCCAGGAGCGCAGGTGCTCTGTTGGTCCCCAGAACGGCGGTGAACGGACACATCCGAAGGTTTCCTCTGCAACAGAAAAGGATATGATAGCAGCTCTTGGCCTTCTGATGATAAAAGAAGGATTGATCAACCAGTGCAGAAATCCATTGGCAAACACAGGTGGTATTTTGTTCACCATTGCATGAGCAACTGCAGAATTTGCAAACTGGGACCACTTGAAGGGTACTCCTCCAGCCGCAGGCCTCCAGCGATCAGCTCCAGGTGTGTACACATCACACCTGATCGTCTCCTTATCATCAGATAACCCATTGATCAACCTGACGACCTTGTACTCCCTTGTCCGGGCATCAAATCCCAGTCCAGCACTGGAATCATATTTTGGAAGACTGTGAGGTGGCAAACGTGTGACTTCCCTTGTGGATGCATTGCAAACATAGTAAGCTGGCGCAACAGCATCAAATAGAAGGGTGAGTCCACAGCAAGGTGAGGGCATCACTACTTCCACGGAGTTGCGGCGGGCAGAGTCAACGGT is from Triticum aestivum cultivar Chinese Spring chromosome 1B, IWGSC CS RefSeq v2.1, whole genome shotgun sequence and encodes:
- the LOC123144875 gene encoding putative F-box protein At2g02030 — protein: MMSSSKRKSVMPSCGEAAKITAEAFPSNKRKKAVIALCAQLLPDDMMLEVLLRLPVKSILRFQAVCRSWAAVFSSKDFCSLHMATSKVPPQAPKLLVVSPTAELDSTSVCSYSPSSSSPSSRDALLFTVDSARRNSVEVVMPSPCCGLTLLFDAVAPAYYVCNASTREVTRLPPHSLPKYDSSAGLGFDARTREYKVVRLINGLSDDKETIRCDVYTPGADRWRPAAGGVPFKWSQFANSAVAHAMVNKIPPVFANGFLHWLINPSFIIRRPRAAIISFSVAEETFGCVRSPPFWGPTEHLRSWAQSEREHLVVMDDHLCIVRDLRNRTPDGSTLEIWGLLDYGSGDWSLKHRIDFLGQARSELAEPKVVRVIGSVGNGTLGKKIVIATSERWAHEKFQKKVYTYDPRCQVLEAILSVIETHTRLTRLIPGSRFSLFEESLAPVHKTDDELAMPYTLAKLTKELLPLQAKSAM